In Anopheles cruzii chromosome X, idAnoCruzAS_RS32_06, whole genome shotgun sequence, one genomic interval encodes:
- the LOC128266980 gene encoding uncharacterized protein LOC128266980 → MPSAVVGLPVGPRSLTNHLTTLTPERQNLLNALARFAYFDRWSEEQRRACCNLAHIRQFRGGQQVFVEGQATVNYAHFVLSGECGLLQCLRLLRRTDHRTDTVRYRLAKGRPIDDEITRFHRRRAAQVLLEHPSLSLFRCSSVPSGTTGEYHFIDIASYSCGSVFGIGEQMLERVVFARSRVQCLLIPRYWLLEKPQNRGNIWNRIRIFLEQRQPSRERLFRRFVTGLAWHRYRSQLVDDFVAIHEPRHVPRLIDVPLVCRIEECDVAVYDTAARKHQRRVTS, encoded by the exons ATGCCGTCGGCCGTGGTGGGCCTCCCGGTGGGGCCACGGTCCCTGACCAACCA TCTGACCACACTGACTCCCGAGCGGCAGAACCTGTTGAATGCGCTCGCACGTTTCGCGTACTTCGACCGCTGGTCGGAGGAGCAGCGGCGGGCCTGCTGCAATCTCGCACACATCCGCCAGTTCCGTGGCGGCCAGCAGGTGTTCGTCGAGGGCCAGGCTACGGTCAACTATGCGCACTTCGTGCTGAGCGGTGAGTGTGGGCTGCTGCAGTGCTTGCGGTTACTGCGGCGCACCGACCACCGTACCGACACCGTGCGCTACCGGCTGGCGAAGGGCCGTCCGATCGACGACGAAATAACGCGCTTCCACCGGCGACGAGCGGC TCAAGTTCTTCTGGAACACCCCAGCCTCTCATTGTTTCGTTGCAGCTCGGTCCCCAGCGGAACCACCGGTGAGTACCACTTCATCGACATTGCCTCGTACAGCTGCGGCTCGGTGTTCGGTATCGGGGAGCAAATGCTGGAACGGGTAGTGTTCGCGCGCAGCCGCGTCCAGTGTCTGCTGATACCGCGCTACTGGCTGCTGGAAAAGCCGCAGAACCGCGGCAATATCTGGAACCGGATCCGCATCTTCCTTGAGCAGCGGCAACCGTCGCGGGAGCGACTGTTCCGCCGGTTCGTGACCGGCCTCGCCTGGCACCGGTACCGTAGCCAGCTGGTGGACGACTTCGTGGCGATACACGAGCCGCGCCACGTGCCCCGCCTGATCGACGTACCGCTCGTTTGCCGCATCGAAGAGTGCGACGTGGCCGTGTACGATACAGCGGCACGCAAACACCAACGACGCGTCACCAGCTAA
- the LOC128266991 gene encoding uncharacterized protein LOC128266991: protein MGSCNPSDHPIFWCAELKRLERKRIADESLRDWKNRKLIERRSRAKEQAHYREVMERYSPWGRKGGGAPNDTVRMRNIQQQGLYPETKNDLRNPLPVGGHRAPPTIGVTAGGGGAPIRSASGQIVTGLTDDPLISFNDANRYHVDNELRYKTSPAQQQHYRAELDRIVAEKENRARKLRCSDREQAKPHGGGAGGTGGGGGAGPWGKPGPGGKPWRPPKNVGHNFMKSLGWTNKETLQDLDLELVSRMQRQLEEENRFLKGFSNCCSRCVCQCVSQSLERSSGPGTGPGPARSGSARRLAAAPDALLRNYPSPPATAPGPPPPPPPLPGGTVRVPRLCHYQSPVAQGQPPLPGTKPGPGSKGSGGASTGGGRRNGAGRGAGVAPTRNCMITGGVELVPLLAKRRSQPRPISLGTTDVTKIDKYTANGSLARRHDDGYLTDLCAQMHQKQRRVDTWRAREFETSRQHFETWSTFWGRPGHGAPLPNKNKLNLDSLLYKPRPR, encoded by the exons ATGGGTTCATGCAACCCGAGCGACCATCCGATCTTCTGGTGCGCCGAGCTGAAGCGTCTGGAACGGAAGCGCATCGCCGATGAGAGCTTGCGTGACTggaaaaaccggaagctgATCGAACGCAGGTCACGGGCCAAGGAGCAAGCCCAC TACCGGGAAGTGATGGAGCGCTACTCACCCTGGGGCCGGAAAGGAGGCGGAGCCCCGAACGACACGGTGCGCATGCGGAACATCCAGCAGCAGGGCCTCTACCCGGAGACGAAGAAT GATCTGCGCAACCCGCTGCCGGTGGggggccaccgggcaccgccGACCATCGGGGTCACGGCCGGAGGCGGCGGAGCACCGATACGGAGCGCGTCGGGCCAGATCGTGACCGGGCTGACGGACGACCCGCTGATCAGCTTCAACGACGCCAACCGGTACCACGTGGACAACGAGCTGCGCTACAAGACGTCGCccgcccagcagcaacactacCGGGCCGAGCTGGACCGGATCGTGGCGGAGAAGGAGAACCGGGCCCGCAAGCTGCGCTGCTCGGACCGGGAGCAGGCGAAGccgcacggtggtggcgcaggcggcacaggcggcggcggcggcgcaggcCCATGGGGaaagccgggcccgggcggtAAACCGTGGCGCCCGCCCAAAAACGTCGGCCACAACTTCATGAAGTCACTCGGGTGGACCAACAAGGAAACCCTGcaggacctggacctggagctGGTCAGCCGGATGCAGCGCCAGCTGGAGGAAGAGAACCGCTTCCTGAAGGGCTTCTCCAACTGCTGCTCGCGCTGCGTCTGCCAGTGTGTCAGCCAGAGCCTCGAGCGCAGCTCCGGACCTGGAACTGGACCGGGACCAGCAAGGTCGGGGTCCGCCCGACGCCTAGCGGCCGCGCCGGACGCTCTGCTGCGAAACTACCCATCGCCACCCGCCACAGCCCCGGGtccacctcctcctcctcctccgctTCCTGGTGGGACGGTGCGTGTTCCGCGGCTGTGCCACTACCAGTCACCGGTAGCCCAAGGACAGCCACCACTACCTGGGACCAAGCCCGGACCGGGAAGCAAGGGCTCCGGAGGAGCCTCCACGGGGGGCGGGCGGCGGAACGGGGCGGGACGCGGAGCGGGCGTGGCACCGACGCGGAACTGCATGATCACGGGCGGGGTCGagctggtgccgctgcttGCCAAGCGCCGCTCGCAGCCACGGCCGATCAGCCTCGGCACGACCGACGTCACCAAGATCGACAAGTACACCGCAAACGG CAGTCTGGCGCggcgccacgacgacggctacCTGACCGACCTGTGCGCCCAGATGCACCAGAAGCAGCGCCGGGTCGACACGTGGCGCGCCCGGGAGTTCGAGACCAGCCGGCAGCACTTCGAGACCTGGAGCACCTTctggggccggccggggcacGGGGCGCCCCTGCCCAACAAGAACAAGCTCAACCTGGACAGTCTGCTTTACAAGCCGCGCCCGCGCTAA
- the LOC128273334 gene encoding putative mediator of RNA polymerase II transcription subunit 12, translating into MKLMMGVWLMALLGTVLVVTAATAGREGTERKLNIDPALRNALLRALRHLKERQEEERQEQELLGDANTTEENYATTILDELLEESTAADESGRPNTVNYHTYVASASAAAAAAAAASATPTDGSSDDGGETQDDVAPSTDNRDANEIIKTIIIAKPKTTVGPAKQDADNEIVPVAALITEAPGTPVPVPVAGTSVASRSSAGPDQPAPTTSSVPSTEAPTHNEDGENIEQVKSEDVKIQQAPLVAAFTVQQDGLGVPRNVIPLLLQSPPPRPTESGSLPPASGTAQPAQPGVQGGGFKSTLVVAPVQPPTNQPLVAPPLSTRALEEKTRLLEQQLIALQKQQRAQEQLLRAKIQGQEQAIIQQQQLLQHQKQRLEDETRLQLLRFEQDQRLFRQQQQQQQQQQQQQAQFQQLAFKPQPLPLALQKQQQLPQLPQPLQAAPQPTFIQELPRPIPAVQFIPSVSLPGGKPIPVSVEQQLPFKEAVDFQPVPHQGGPGPKPTTSVEQVKSVTIQQQQQPHLSRDQALPLKPFQPFHLLPVLHPQHAPGAFLPPLAGSGPSPFDQQLLPLQQRHRVFRQEPPTGNFGPSPGLPPPQAAFTWSSQPLVSDSQNLQHLLFQSGITARSAEDFNIITKVLALNHGIPEASSQRMFAKLSPDQQRQLLFRK; encoded by the exons atGAAGTTG ATGATGGGCGTGTGGCTGATGGCCCTGCTGGGCACCGTCCTAGTGGTGACGGCTGCGACAGCAGGCAGGGAGGGCACCGAACGCAAGCTGAACATCGATCCCGCGCTGCGCAATGCGCTCCTGCGGGCCCTGCGCCACTTGAAGGAGCGCCAGGAGGAGGAGCGCCAGGAGCAGGAGCTGCTCGGGGACGCTAACACGACCGAGGAGAACTACGCGACCACCATCCtggacgagctgctcgaggaAAGCACGGCGGCCGACGAGAGCGGCCGACCGAACACCGTCAACTACCACACGTATGTCGCGTCGgcgtcagcggcggcggcggcggcggcggcggcatcggcgacCCCGACGGACGGTAGTAGCGATGACGGCGGCGAGACACAGGACGATgtggcaccgagcaccgacAACCGAGACGCGAACGAGATCATcaaaacgatcatcatcgcTAAACCGAAGACGACGGTCGGGCCGGCCAAGCAGGACGCCGACAACGAGATCGTGCCGGTAGCGGCCCTCATAACCGAGGCCCCCGGGAccccggtaccggtaccggtcgCCGGCACCAGCGTTGCCAGCCGGAGCTCCGCCGGACCTGACCAACCGGCGCCGACGACCTCGAGCGTCCCCAGCACGGAGGCTCCCACCCACAACGAGGACGGCGAAAACATCGAGCAGGTCAAGTCCGAGGACGTGAAGATCCAGCAGGCACCGCTCGTCGCAGCCTTCACCGTCCAGCAAGACGGGCTGGGCGTCCCACGGAACGTCATACCGTTACTGCTGCAGAGCCCgccgccccgaccgaccgagagtgggtcgctgccgccggccaGTGGAACCGCTCAGCC cGCACAGCCCGGCGTCCAGGGCGGTGGCTTCAAGTccacgctggtggtggcgccaGTGCAGCCGCCGACGAACCAGCCACTGGTGGCTCCCCCCCTCAGCACGCGGGCGCTCGAGGAGAAGACGCGGctgctcgagcagcagctgatcgcgCTGCAGAAACAGCAGCGCGCCCaggagcagctgctgcggGCCAAGATCCAGGGCCAGGAGCAGGCcatcatccagcagcagcagctgctgcagcaccagAAGCAACGTCTCGAGGACGAAACGCGTCTGCAACTCCTGCGCTTCGAGCAAGATCAACGCCTTTttcgccagcaacaacagcaacagcagcagcaacagcaacagcaagcacAGTTCCAGCAACTGGCCTTCAAGCCACAGCCGCTACCGCTGGCGCtacaaaagcagcagcagctaccaCAGCTACCGCAGCCACTGCAGGCGGCCCCGCAGCCAACCTTCATACAGGAGCTACCCAGACCGATCCCGGCCGTGCAGTTCATCCCGAGCGTTAGCCTGCCGGGAGGGAAACCGATCCCGGTCTCGGTGGAGCAGCAACTCCCGTTCAAGGAGGCCGTCGACTTCCAACCAGTGCCACACCAGGGCGGACCAGGACCCAAACCGACCACCTCCGTCGAACAGGTGAAGTCTGTcaccatccagcagcagcaacaaccacatcTGTCCCGCGATCAGGCACTGCCGCTCAAGCCGTTCCAACCATTCCACCTGCTCCCGGTGCTGCATCCGCAGCACGCACCCGGTGCGTTCCTGCCCCCGCTCGCAGGTAGCGGTCCCAGTCCGTTCGACCAGCAGCTACTGCCGCTCCAGCAGCGCCACCGTGTGTTCCGCCAGGAGCCACCGACCGGCAACTTTGGACCGAGCCCGGGGCTACCGCCACCGCAGGCCGCCTTCACCTGGTCTTCGCAGCCCCTGGTGAGCGACAGCCAGAACCTGCAGCACCTGCTGTTCCAGTCCGGCATCACGGCGCGCTCGGCCGAGGACTTCAACATCATCACCAAGGTGCTCGCCCTGAACCACGGCATCCCGGAGGCTTCGTCGCAGCGCATGTTCGCCAAACTGAGCCCGGACCAGCAGCGACAGCTACTGTTCCGGAAGTGA